One genomic window of Hemitrygon akajei chromosome 1, sHemAka1.3, whole genome shotgun sequence includes the following:
- the LOC140727988 gene encoding histone-lysine N-methyltransferase PRDM7-like yields the protein MKEDPVLIKRIKRAAALSTKNMFGSTNDKSITESEKRRYDLRNKDKKNYTEEQELHDDDYLFCEACETFFIEECPVHGPPIFMKDTVVDSNQPDRARLTLPEGLYIATSKIQKAGLGVWNEGKVIPRGVHFGPYEGELSTEEAAAVSGYSWVISKANNDLEYIDAQDESKSNWMRFVNCARKEEEQNLVAFQHCGNIYYRTCKPVPPDCELLVWYGDDYAKELGITWTSMWMSNQEAKCEHSDQFNKLQENIMFTCHIK from the exons ATGAAGGAAGATCCAGTTTTAATTAAGCGAATCAAAAGAGCAGCAG CTCTCTCCACCAAAAATATGTTTGGATCAACAAATGACAAGTCAATCACAGAGTCTGAGAAAAGACGGTATGATTTACGAAATAAAGACAAGAAAAATTACACTGAGGAACAGGAGCTTCATGATGACGATTACCTTT TTTGTGAAGCCTGCGAGACGTTTTTTATTGAAGAATGCCCTGTGCATGGTCCACCCATCTTTATGAAGGACACCGTTGTGGATTCCAATCAACCAGACAGAGCACGTTTAACTCTTCCTGAGGGTCTCTACATAGCTACATCAAAAATTCAGAAAGCTGGTCTTGGTGTCTGGAATGAAGGGAAGGTTATTCCCAGGGGTGTTCATTTTGGACCATATGAAGGGGAGCTTTCTACTGAAGAAGCAGCTGCTGTCAGTGGATATTCATGGGTG ATCAGTAAGGCAAACAACGACCTTGAGTACATAGATGCACAGGATGAATCTAAATCAAACTGGATGAG GTTTGTGAATTGTGCcagaaaggaggaggaacagaACCTGGTTGCCTTCCAGCACTGTGGAAACATTTACTACAGGACGTGTAAGCCAGTTCCTCCTGACTGTGAGTTACTGGTCTGGTATGGTGATGATTATGCCAAGGAGCTGGGAATCACTTGGACCTCCATGTGGATGTCAAATCAGGAAGCAAAATGTGAGCATTCTGATCAGTTTAACAAACTCCAGGAAAACATTATGTTTACT tgtcACATCAAATGA